A single genomic interval of Rhododendron vialii isolate Sample 1 chromosome 3a, ASM3025357v1 harbors:
- the LOC131319092 gene encoding protein EXORDIUM-like 3 has product MSHGCVRRHPAPPLPLLLLTLAAASLLLLTAPVAAWRPWPNQKPNATELIFGASKKYEGSSEFVKLKYHMGPVLTADISVHTIWYGTWRNPQKKIIREFINSISAADSKHPSVSGWWKTVQLYTDQTGSNISRTVRLGEEKNDRFYSHGKSLTRLSIQSVIKSAVTASTRPLPINPKSGLYLLLTSDDVYVQDFCQNVCGFHYFTFPSIVGYTLPYAWVGNSAKLCPGTCAYPFAVPDYIPGMKPLRSPNGDVGVDGMISIIGHEVAELATNPLVNAWYAGGDPIFPVEIADLCEGIYGTGGGGSYTGQMLNGADGATYNMNGIRRRFLVQWVWNHVVNYCSGPNALDQ; this is encoded by the coding sequence ATGAGCCATGGCTGCGTCCGCCGTCATCCGGCGCCACCACTTCCTCTCCTACTCCTCACCCTCGCCGCAGCCTCCCTGCTTCTCCTCACCGCACCGGTAGCCGCCTGGCGCCCATGGCCCAACCAGAAACCCAACGCCACCGAACTCATCTTCGGAGCCTCCAAGAAGTACGAGGGCTCGTCCGAGTTCGTCAAGCTGAAGTACCACATGGGCCCCGTCCTGACGGCCGACATCTCCGTTCACACGATCTGGTACGGCACGTGGCGTAACCCCCAGAAGAAAATCATTCGCGAGTTCATCAACTCCATCTCCGCCGCCGATTCCAAGCACCCCTCCGTGTCCGGCTGGTGGAAGACCGTCCAGCTCTACACCGACCAGACCGGCTCCAACATCTCCCGGACCGTCCGGCTCGGCGAGGAAAAAAACGACCGGTTCTACTCCCACGGCAAGAGCCTCACGCGCCTGTCCATCCAGTCCGTCATAAAATCCGCCGTGACGGCCTCCACGCGCCCCCTCCCGATCAACCCCAAGAGCGGGCTCTACCTGCTGTTAACCTCCGACGACGTGTACGTCCAGGATTTCTGCCAGAACGTCTGCGGGTTCCACTACTTCACATTCCCGTCGATCGTGGGGTACACGCTCCCGTACGCGTGGGTGGGAAACTCGGCCAAGCTGTGCCCGGGGACGTGCGCGTACCCCTTCGCCGTGCCGGATTACATCCCCGGGATGAAGCCGCTGAGGTCGCCGAACGGCGACGTCGGCGTCGACGGGATGATAAGCATCATCGGCCACGAGGTCGCCGAGCTGGCGACGAACCCGCTGGTGAACGCCTGGTACGCCGGCGGGGACCCGATCTTCCCGGTGGAGATCGCCGATCTCTGCGAGGGCATTTACGGAACCGGCGGGGGCGGGTCGTACACGGGGCAGATGTTGAACGGCGCGGATGGCGCGACGTACAACATGAACGGGATAAGGAGGAGGTTCTTGGTCCAGTGGGTTTGGAACCATGTGGTGAATTACTGTTCTGGCCCTAACGCACTTGATCAGTGA
- the LOC131319110 gene encoding uncharacterized protein LOC131319110 yields MAILVLPRFHYLTHTSPNLTYRPRTRLRGSSVAVASMPSKRERMESSGGRDTGAAVLWFKHDLRLDDHPGLAAASRCRTVVPLYVFDRRILSRFSDETLEVLLLALDDLRKSLKDQGSDLVIRLGTAEHVLQELVKEVKATKIFAEEEVEYDLCRMLDVVGKTLSTMSIPEGNPRFVLWNTPLYDIKNLKDLPASYDEFEKLKFTAISPLLPPKLPNLKVKLTWGSIPTLEDLKKFMNDCLGKSKDHWTSINGISAESLFRSNKFVASRNQIQGLALSKTVDSNQSNSYNRSRNKRNESVFVTQRGNVVGGGTTVVLNALAAYLRYLEGTVRDDWQEVHEKLRHAESREGASFGTLFGPALCLGIISRRRAHYEAIKYEKERNGGFLSPFGYSAATVAAVADTVCSMEWYWLMASKSQFVDKGRYTIRIWRWKGFLIQYTVAGHEGPAILLVHGFGAFLEHFRDNINRIAEGGNRVWAITLLGFGRSEKPNVVYTEVMWAELLKDFIIEVVGEPVHLVGNSMGGYFVAIVAGLWPAVAKSIVLINSAGNVVPQYSSVPLSKERQTSAAAWLGARLLLFYLRLSVKNLMTNLYPTQVERADDWVINEMVRASHDPGVVVVLESIFTFNLSIPLNYLLEGFENRVLVIQGRKDPLYNSQTILALLREHCKGVTIRELDAGHCPHDERPEAVNSIIQEWVVTVGARVLSGGRT; encoded by the exons ATGGCGATTCTTGTGCTCCCGCGCTTTCACTACCTGACCCACACCTCACCCAACCTTACCTACCGTCCTCGAACCAGGCTACGCGGTTCTTCCGTTGCCGTCGCGTCAATGCCGTCGAAACGCGAGAGGATGGAATCGAGTGGGGGACGGGACACCGGCGCCGCCGTTCTTTGGTTCAAGCACGACCTCCGCCTCGACGATCACCCCGGTCTCGCAGCCGCGTCCAGGTGTCGGACGGTTGTTCCGCTCTACGTGTTCGACCGCCGAATTCTCTCCc GCTTTTCTGATGAAACGCTAGAAGTGCTTCTTCTTGCTTTGGATGATTTAAGAAAGTCATTGAAGGATCAGGGGTCTGATCTGGTGATCAGGTTGGGGACTGCAGAACATGTGTTGCAAGAACTTGTAAAAGAG GTTAAAGCCACCAAGATATTTGCTGAGGAGGAGGTAGAGTACGACTTATGTAGAATGCTGGATGTTGTTGGAAAGACCTTATCAACAATGTCTATCCCAGAGGGGAATCCGAGATTTGTGCTGTGGAACACTCCACTTTATGATATCAAG AACTTGAAAGACCTGCCAGCATCCTACGATGAGTTCGAGAAACTAAAGTTTACAGCAATTTCACCTCTTTTGCCCCCAAAATTACCAAATTTAAAGGTCAAGTTGACATGGG GTTCCATACCCACACtggaggatttgaagaaatttATGAATGACTGTCTCGGCAAATCAAAAGATCATTGGACTTCAATCAATGGAATCTCAGCTGAAAGTTTGTTCCGTAGCAATAAGTTTGTGGCTTCAAGAAATCAAATTCAAGGGTTGGCGTTGTCAAAGACAGTGGACAGCAACCAAAGCAATTCTTATAACCGTTCCCGAAACAAGAGAAATGAATCTGTTTTTGTAACACAAAGAGGCAATGTCGTGGGAGGTGGGACAACTGTCGTGTTGAATGCATTGGCTGCATATTTGAGATACTTGGAGGGCACTGTCAGGGACGACTGGCAGGA GGTACATGAAAAGTTACGCCATGCTGAAAGCCGTGAAGGAGCTTCATTTGGTACTCTTTTCGGGCCTGCCCTCTGCCTTGGCATCATATCCAGAAGGAGAGCACATTATGAAGCTATTAAAtatgagaaagaaagaaatggtgGATTTCTGTCTCCCTTTGGATATTCAGCAGCCACTGTTGCTGCAGTTGCTGATACTGTTTGCTCGATGGAG TGGTATTGGCTTATGGCTTCAAAAAGTCAATTTGTGGATAAAGGAAGGTACACCATACGAATATGGAGATGGAAAGGCTTTCTAATTCAG TATACGGTTGCTGGTCACGAAGGTCCAGCTATTCTTCTTGTGCATGGTTTTGGTGCTTTCTTGGAACATTTCCGCGACAATATCAATCGTATAGCTGAAGGCGGCAACCGAGTTTGGGCCATTACGCTTCTGGGATTTGGCAGATCAGAGAAGCCGAATGTTGTGTACACTGAAGTTATGTGGGCTGAATTGCTCAAAGACTTCATTATTGAAGTTGTGGGGGAACCAGTGCATCTTGTTGGGAATTCAATGGGCG GCTATTTTGTTGCAATTGTTGCTGGTCTCTGGCCTGCTGTAGCGAAGTCTATTGTCCTTATTAATTCTGCTGGCAATGTTGTTCCTCAATATTCTTCCGTGCCTTTGTCGAAA GAAAGGCAAACTTCAGCAGCTGCTTGGTTGGGTGCTAGACTCCTACTATTCTACTTGAGGCTGAGTGTCAAGAATCTAATGACAAACTTGTACCCAACG CAAGTAGAGCGAGCCGATGATTGGGTTATTAACGAAATGGTACGAGCT TCACATGATCCTGGTGTGGTGGTAGTTCTTGAAAGCATATTCACCTTCAATCTTTCTATTCCTCTAAACTATCTTTTGGAAGGATTTGAGAACCGGGTTCTTGTTATACAG GGAAGGAAAGATCCACTCTACAACTCTCAAACGATATTGGCCTTGCTTAGAGAGCACTGCAAAGGAGTCACAATCAGGGAACTTGATGCTG GCCATTGCCCACATGATGAGCGGCCGGAAGCAGTGAATTCTATTATTCAGGAATGGGTAGTTACTGTGGGAGCTAGAGTGCTATCTGGTGGCAGAACGTGA
- the LOC131319111 gene encoding mitochondrial intermediate peptidase, mitochondrial: MAALIRRQTSNLRLWTNPHRFHTSTAPLIKDTGLYGFDHLKTANGFRRFVDEAIERSGELVNYVSGMPSSREIIRAMDEISDTVCSVVDSAELCRHTHPDREFVEEANKASLRINEYIHYLNTNHALYKAVIKAGKDGRSISEEAQRAAHSLRIDFEKGGIHLGADKLERVNQLQIDSSHLCREFNENITTDPGYVDIFPASRIPKLLHHLVKPIYRSTSSASGESSKSRGNMKEKGFRIITEPSTLSSVLQWASDSEVRKMAYVKGNSVPSANIGVLDKLIATRHEIAQIMGYKSYSEFAVHPNMASSPEVVMSFLLEMSEMVRPAADKELKGISDFKREKSGQTNGDLEPWDEAYFTGLMKSSAYDLDSLVVASYFPLPQCIEGLKVLVKLLFGVTFQSVPLAPGESWHPDVLKMSLYHPEEGDLGYLYLDLNSRTGKYPGCAHFAIKGGRHISDSEYQLPVVALVCNFAGSRNSVTVRLNHWEVETLFHEFGHALHSLLSRTDYQHFSGTRVAIDLAETPSNLFEYFAWDYRVLKTFARHYSTGEIIPEKLVESMRGAKKMFAATELQRQVFYAIMDQTLFGEQPSSPIDTIATVADLKRQHTSWKHVEGTHWHTRFNHLLNYGAGYYSYLYAKCFAATIWHKMFKDDPLSPAKGSAFRRRFLQHGGAKDPAFLLKDLVGDGILRYRDGGIVPDTTSLYCEMGLVED; the protein is encoded by the exons ATGGCGGCCCTAATACGCCGACAAACATCGAACCTCCGTCTCTGGACCAACCCCCACCGCTTCCACACCTCAACCGCACCGCTAATCAAGGACACCGGTCTCTACGGCTTCGACCATCTCAAGACCGCCAACGGCTTTCGTCGTTTCGTCGACGAAGCAATAGAGCG GTCTGGTGAGCTTGTCAATTACGTTTCTGGAATGCCATCGTCTAGAGAAATTATACGGGCCATGGACGAAATATCAGAcaca GTTTGTTCAGTTGTCGACTCCGCGGAACTATGTAGGCATACCCACCCGGACAG GGAATTTGTTGAGGAGGCCAACAAGGCGTCGCTGAGGATCAACGAATATATACAT TATCTTAATACGAATCATGCACTATATAAAGCGGTGATAAAAGCAGGGAAAGATGGAAGGTCGATTAGTGAAGAAGCTCAAAGGGCAGCCCATTCGCTCCGCATTGACTTTGAGAAGGGTGGAATTCATCTCGGTGCCG ATAAACTGGAGCGAGTTAATCAGCTGCAGATAGACAGTTCTCATTTGTGTAGGGA GTTCAATGAAAATATCACCACTGACCCAGGTTATGTGGATATATTTCCGGCATCACGTATTCCAAAATTGTTGCACCATCTTGTTAAGCCCATTTACCGTTCCACATCCAGTGCATCTGGGGAATCATCAAAGTCAAGAGGTAACATGAAGGAAAAAGGATTCCGGATCATAACAGAGCCGAGTACTTTGTCATCTGTTCTACAATGGGCATCAGATTCTGAG GTTAGGAAGATGGCATATGTGAAAGGAAATTCTGTCCCATCAGCAAACATTGGTGTTCTTGATAAGCTTATTGCTACCCGTCACGAGATTGCTCAG ATAATGGGTTACAAGTCTTATTCTGAATTTGCCGTGCATCCAAATATGGCTTCATCCCCCGAGGTTGTAATGTCCTTTTTGCTTGAGATGAGTGAAATGGTCAGGCCCGCGGCTGATAAG GAACTTAAGGGGATTTCGGATTTTAAAAGAGAGAAGAGTGGCCAAACAAATGGTGACCTAGAGCCGTGGGACGAAGCATACTTCACAGGGTTGATGAAGTCTTCTGCTTACGACTTGGACTCTCTA GTTGTAGCATCATATTTTCCTTTGCCGCAATGTATAGAGGGCTTAAAGGTGCTGGTTAAGTTATTATTTGGTGTGACATTTCAGAGTGTCCCTTTAGCACCTGGGGAGTCATGGCATCCAGATGTGCTCAAAATGTCCCTTTATCACCCTGAAGAG GGTGACTTGGGGTACTTGTACCTTGATTTGAACTCAAGAACGGGCAAGTATCCTGGTTGTGCTCATTTTGCCATTAAAGGGGGGCGCCACATCTCTGATTCAGAATACCAACTACCA GTTGTGGCGCTAGTGTGCAATTTTGCGGGTTCACGTAATTCGGTGACTGTGAGGCTTAATCACTGGGAAGTAGAAACTCTTTTTCATGAATTTGGACATgctcttcactcattgctctCACGAACG GATTACCAACACTTTTCAGGTACAAGGGTGGCTATTGATTTGGCTGAAACACCTTCAAACCTCTTTGA ATACTTTGCTTGGGATTATCGCGTCTTGAAGACTTTTGCGCGACACTATTCCACTGGTGAAATAATACCTGAGAAACTGGTAGAGTCAATGCGGGGAGCCAAAAAGATGTTTGCAGCAACTGAGTTGCAACGCCAG GTTTTTTATGCCATAATGGACCAAACACTTTTCGGGGAACAGCCGTCCTCACCCATCGATACAATTGCTACTGTTGCAGATTTGAAAAGACAACATACCAGTTGGAAGCATGTTGAGGGTACACATTGGCACACCCGCTTTAATCATCTTCTAAATTATGGAGCAG GTTACTATAGCTACTTGTATGCCAAGTGCTTTGCTGCGACTATATGGCACAAGATGTTTAAGGATGATCCTCTATCACCAGCCAAAGGATCTGCTTTTAGAAGAAGATTCTTGCAACATGGTGGAGCCAAAGACCCCGCATTCTTGTTGAAGGATCTTGTGGGAGATGGTATTCTAAGGTACCGTGATGGTGGAATAGTTCCTGATACTACATCCCTTTATTGTGAAATGGGTCTGGTGGAAGATTAG
- the LOC131319072 gene encoding uncharacterized protein LOC131319072 yields the protein MFCPAAQSTVLEDGPFNNYSFCLVGKAVVATKPIAAPVTYEIGPRLKNLVERPSPKKEEGACGCTQSHLHCTSSFLPVSVIYIYLHNAPFSANCIQYFLVRLIAYLVEYLYLP from the exons ATGTTTTGTCCTGCAGCACAGTCCACAGTTTTAGAAGATGGACCGTTCAATAACTATTCTTTCTGCCTCG TTGGGAAGGCAGTTGTGGCCACGAAGCCAATCGCCGCGCCCGTCACATACGAGATTGGGCCTCGGCTAAAAAATCTGGTGGAACGGCCCAGCCCAAAAAAGGAAG AAGGAGCCTGCGGATGTACGCAAAGCCATCTTCATTGCACTAGCAGTTTTCTTCCTGTCTCTGTGATTTACATTTATTTGCACAATGCACCTTTCTCTGCAAACTGCATTCAGTATTTTCTGGTGAGACTGATAGCATATTTAGTGGAGTACCTATATTTGCCATAG
- the LOC131319112 gene encoding probable CCR4-associated factor 1 homolog 11: MYSLKKPVMIREVWARNLVEELFLIDQIMPHYPYIAMDTEFPGTIFSPAIEKHRLSQLSPDQNYSVMKANVDALKLIQLGLTLSDSGGNLPGTHCFYVWEFNFRDFNVDVDSSNPDSIALLKQQGIDFQRNKKYGIDSAEFRRLLLSSRILSPMVHWITFHGAYDFGFLLKILTRRRLPEDLSMFMGLVNTYFGGAVYDMKHMMQNCDGLYGGLERVAKTLGVDRVAGKSHPAGSDSLLIMQTLVKLIALYFGGKEGKQTIEFRSALYGLI; the protein is encoded by the coding sequence atgTATTCTTTGAAAAAGCCCGTAATGATTCGAGAGGTGTGGGCTCGAAACCTGGTAGAGGAATTGTTTTTGATTGATCAGATTATGCCCCATTACCCATACATTGCCATGGATACCGAATTCCCGGGTACAATCTTTTCTCCGGCGATTGAGAAACATCGACTCTCTCAGCTCTCTCCCGACCAAAACTACTCTGTCATGAAGGCGAACGTCGATGCCCTCAAGCTCATTCAACTAGGCCTCACCCTCTCCGACTCTGGTGGGAATCTCCCTGGAACCCATTGCTTCTACGTTTGGGAATTCAATTTCCGGGATTTCAACGTCGATGTCGATTCCTCCAACCCGGATTCTATCGCTCTGCTGAAACAACAAGGAATCGATTTCCAAAGGAACAAGAAATACGGCATTGACTCGGCGGAATTCAGGCGTCTGCTTCTGAGTTCGAGAATCCTTTCACCGATGGTACATTGGATCACCTTCCACGGCGCCTACGATTTCGGATTTCTGCTCAAGATTTTGACAAGGAGAAGGTTGCCAGAGGACCTCAGCATGTTCATGGGGTTGGTGAATACCTACTTTGGTGGGGCTGTGTACGACATGAAACACATGATGCAGAACTGTGATGGATTATATGGTGGGCTGGAGAGGGTGGCCAAAACCCTAGGAGTCGATCGTGTGGCTGGAAAGAGTCATCCAGCTGGTTCAGATAGTCTACTCATAATGCAAACATTGGTGAAGCTAATAGCGTTGTACTTTGGTGGAAAAGAGGGGAAACAAACTATTGAGTTTCGCTCCGCGTTGTATGGATTGATTTAA